Proteins found in one Streptomyces sp. CB09001 genomic segment:
- a CDS encoding alpha/beta hydrolase family protein → MSARGPYDAGRFHDAYDKVLAKWPAGTGSVTVPTPFGETHVQVTGPADGRPLVLLPGGGAATSASWYAQAAELSRTHRVHAVDLIGAPGRSTPAGDRHPRTVAGLTGWLDALLDGLGIPETDLGGHSYGAWIALHHALHAPGRVRRLFLLDPTQCFAGFKAAYLLRALPMLLRPTPRRVRAFLEWETGATPLDADWLALQEAAVGFPERRPVTGPRPAPAALRALPVPVLLLLAGNSRTHDAAEVAARARALLPHVETAVLPDVSHHALPQCAPPGLGRRLGDFLTAPAG, encoded by the coding sequence ATGAGCGCTCGCGGTCCGTACGACGCCGGCCGTTTCCACGACGCCTACGACAAGGTCCTGGCCAAGTGGCCCGCGGGGACCGGGTCGGTGACCGTCCCCACCCCCTTCGGCGAGACGCACGTCCAGGTGACCGGCCCGGCCGACGGCCGCCCCCTCGTGCTGCTGCCGGGCGGCGGTGCGGCGACCTCCGCGTCCTGGTACGCCCAGGCCGCCGAGCTGTCCCGCACCCACCGCGTCCACGCCGTCGACCTGATCGGCGCGCCGGGCCGCAGCACGCCGGCCGGCGACCGCCACCCCCGTACGGTCGCCGGCCTGACCGGCTGGCTGGACGCCCTCCTCGACGGTCTGGGCATCCCGGAGACCGACCTCGGCGGGCACTCCTACGGCGCCTGGATCGCCCTGCACCACGCCCTGCACGCCCCCGGCCGGGTACGCCGCCTGTTCCTCCTGGACCCGACCCAGTGCTTCGCCGGGTTCAAGGCGGCCTACCTGCTGCGCGCGCTGCCGATGCTGCTGCGGCCCACGCCCCGCCGGGTCCGGGCCTTCCTGGAGTGGGAGACCGGTGCGACCCCGCTCGACGCGGACTGGCTGGCCCTCCAGGAGGCCGCCGTCGGCTTCCCGGAGCGCAGGCCGGTCACCGGACCGCGCCCGGCCCCGGCGGCGCTGCGCGCACTCCCGGTGCCGGTCCTGCTGCTCCTGGCCGGGAACAGCAGGACGCACGACGCCGCCGAGGTGGCGGCCCGGGCGCGGGCCCTGCTGCCGCACGTGGAGACGGCCGTCCTGCCGGACGTGTCCCACCACGCGCTGCCCCAGTGCGCGCCGCCCGGCCTCGGCCGCCGCCTCGGCGACTTCCTCACCGCGCCCGCCGGCTGA
- a CDS encoding MarR family transcriptional regulator codes for MSDQGPELELVHLLRAVTVELGAHSARFAQRNGMHPTDVRALVALMDAARAGEATTAGQLGAALGLNSAGTTALVDRLERAGHVRRVRDERDRRRVTVEVDERAVALGWSHFGPLIGRVVELLRGYDERELAAIRGFLTGVREAAGDDGREPHHNEPG; via the coding sequence ATGTCCGACCAGGGACCGGAGCTGGAGCTCGTCCACCTCCTTCGCGCGGTCACCGTCGAACTGGGCGCGCACAGCGCGCGGTTCGCACAGCGCAACGGCATGCACCCCACCGACGTCCGCGCACTCGTCGCGCTCATGGACGCCGCACGGGCGGGCGAGGCGACGACCGCCGGGCAGCTGGGCGCCGCCCTCGGGCTGAACTCCGCGGGCACGACGGCGCTGGTCGACCGGCTGGAGCGGGCCGGTCACGTGCGCCGGGTGCGCGACGAACGGGACCGGCGCCGGGTCACCGTCGAGGTGGACGAGCGGGCCGTCGCACTGGGCTGGTCCCACTTCGGACCGCTGATCGGACGGGTGGTGGAACTGCTGCGCGGATACGACGAGCGGGAACTGGCGGCGATCAGGGGCTTCCTGACCGGTGTGCGGGAGGCGGCCGGGGACGACGGGCGTGAGCCGCACCACAACGAGCCCGGGTAA
- the glnII gene encoding glutamine synthetase has product MTFKAEYIWIDGTEPTAKLRSKTKIIAAAPAGPDALPVWGFDGSSTNQAEGNSSDCVLKPVFSCPDPIRGGDDILVLCEVLDTDLTPHPSNTRAALAELSERFAAQEPIFGIEQEYTFFKGARPLGFPEGGFPAAQGGYYCGVGSDEIFGRDVVEAHLENCLKAGLGISGINAEVMPGQWEFQVGPLAPLEVSDQLWVARWLLYRTAEDFEVSATLDPKPVKGDWNGAGAHTNFSTRAMREGYDAIITAAESLGEGSKPMDHVKHYGAGIDDRLTGLHETAPWNEYSYGVSDRGASVRIPWQVEKDGKGYIEDRRPNANVDPYVVTRLLVDTCCTALEKAGQV; this is encoded by the coding sequence GTGACCTTCAAGGCCGAGTACATCTGGATCGACGGCACCGAGCCGACGGCCAAGCTCCGTTCCAAGACGAAGATCATCGCGGCTGCCCCCGCCGGTCCGGACGCCCTCCCGGTCTGGGGGTTCGACGGCTCCTCCACGAACCAGGCCGAGGGCAACTCCTCGGACTGCGTGCTCAAGCCGGTCTTCTCCTGCCCCGACCCGATCCGCGGCGGCGACGACATCCTGGTGCTGTGCGAGGTCCTGGACACGGACCTGACCCCGCACCCGAGCAACACCCGCGCCGCGCTGGCCGAGCTGTCCGAGCGCTTCGCCGCGCAGGAGCCGATCTTCGGCATCGAGCAGGAGTACACCTTCTTCAAGGGCGCCCGCCCGCTCGGCTTCCCCGAGGGCGGCTTCCCGGCCGCGCAGGGCGGCTACTACTGCGGCGTCGGCTCGGACGAGATCTTCGGCCGCGACGTCGTCGAGGCCCACCTGGAGAACTGCCTGAAGGCCGGACTCGGCATCTCCGGCATCAACGCCGAGGTCATGCCCGGCCAGTGGGAGTTCCAGGTCGGTCCGCTGGCCCCGCTGGAGGTCTCCGACCAGCTGTGGGTGGCCCGCTGGCTGCTCTACCGCACCGCCGAGGACTTCGAGGTCTCCGCCACCCTCGACCCCAAGCCGGTCAAGGGCGACTGGAACGGCGCGGGCGCGCACACCAACTTCTCCACCAGGGCGATGCGTGAGGGTTACGACGCGATCATCACCGCCGCCGAGTCGCTCGGCGAGGGCTCCAAGCCGATGGACCACGTCAAGCACTACGGCGCCGGCATCGACGACCGCCTCACCGGCCTGCACGAGACCGCCCCGTGGAACGAGTACTCCTACGGCGTCTCCGACCGCGGCGCCTCGGTGCGCATCCCGTGGCAGGTCGAGAAGGACGGCAAGGGCTACATCGAGGACCGCCGCCCCAACGCCAACGTCGACCCGTACGTCGTGACGCGGCTCCTCGTCGACACCTGCTGCACGGCGCTGGAGAAGGCCGGCCAGGTCTGA
- a CDS encoding winged helix-turn-helix domain-containing protein, protein MATTRSLSTVTLDSSTHPHTAGTAASALPGGGASRHRLRAVDRDELVDVPDLLPPGATWLPAPPHTLPALPGRPPMVGYLVLVPADQQPPFRPVGVAGPSLADGEDPLVRIDPVRRTAAVDGRELDLTYLEFELLAHLVGHPHRVHTRDQLVTTVWGYGHVGDGRTVDVHVARLRRKLGAEHRRTIQTVRRVGYKYTPPTGH, encoded by the coding sequence ATGGCGACCACCCGTTCCCTGTCCACCGTCACCCTCGACTCCTCCACCCACCCCCACACCGCAGGAACCGCCGCCTCCGCCCTTCCGGGCGGTGGTGCTTCCCGGCACCGGCTGCGCGCCGTGGACCGGGACGAGCTGGTGGACGTCCCGGACCTGCTGCCGCCGGGCGCGACCTGGCTGCCCGCGCCCCCGCACACGCTGCCCGCGCTGCCCGGCCGCCCGCCGATGGTCGGCTACCTGGTGCTCGTCCCCGCCGACCAGCAGCCGCCGTTCCGCCCCGTGGGCGTGGCCGGACCGTCGCTCGCGGACGGCGAGGACCCACTGGTCCGGATCGACCCCGTGCGACGCACCGCCGCCGTGGACGGACGTGAACTGGACCTGACCTACCTGGAGTTCGAACTCCTCGCACACCTCGTCGGGCATCCGCACCGGGTGCACACCCGCGACCAGCTGGTCACCACGGTGTGGGGCTACGGCCACGTGGGCGACGGCCGCACCGTCGACGTGCACGTGGCCCGGCTGCGCCGGAAGCTCGGCGCGGAGCACCGGCGGACGATCCAGACCGTGCGGCGCGTCGGCTACAAGTACACGCCGCCCACCGGCCACTGA
- a CDS encoding SDR family oxidoreductase, translating to MRLLVLGGTEFVGRAVVEAALGRGWEVTVLHRGRHAPPPGARALHGDRTAPDGLAALAGGTWDAVVDTWSTAPRAVRDAARLLHGRAGRYVYVSSCSVYAWAPPAGYTEDAPLVEGASADAGQSDYARDKRGAELAVLDAFGADRSVLVRAGLILGPYENIGRLPWWLNRTARGGPVLAPGPRDLPLQYVDVRDLAAWVLGAVERELGGPYNLASPPGHTTMGALLGACAKVTGGAARLRWTAPETVLAAGVEPWGQLPVWTPPGSDLHAALQSADVSRALATGLACRPAADTVADTWTWLRELGGPAPLRPDRPPVGLDPETEAKVLAADAIDTTDAATDAGPGAGGGVSDTTP from the coding sequence ATGAGGCTACTGGTGCTGGGCGGTACGGAGTTCGTGGGGCGGGCCGTGGTCGAGGCGGCGCTCGGCCGCGGCTGGGAGGTGACCGTCCTGCACCGCGGACGGCACGCCCCGCCCCCCGGAGCGCGGGCGCTGCACGGCGACCGCACCGCGCCCGACGGGCTCGCCGCCCTGGCCGGGGGCACGTGGGACGCCGTCGTCGACACCTGGTCGACGGCGCCCCGCGCGGTGCGGGACGCGGCGCGGCTGCTGCACGGCCGCGCCGGACGGTACGTGTACGTGTCGAGCTGCTCGGTGTACGCCTGGGCCCCGCCCGCCGGGTACACCGAGGACGCCCCGCTCGTCGAGGGCGCCTCGGCGGACGCCGGGCAGAGCGACTACGCCCGGGACAAGCGGGGTGCCGAGCTGGCCGTCCTGGACGCCTTCGGCGCGGACCGCTCGGTGCTGGTGCGGGCCGGGCTGATCCTCGGCCCGTACGAGAACATCGGCCGGCTGCCGTGGTGGCTGAACCGCACGGCCCGCGGCGGCCCCGTCCTCGCACCCGGCCCGCGGGACCTGCCCCTGCAGTACGTCGACGTCCGCGACCTCGCCGCCTGGGTGCTCGGCGCGGTGGAGCGGGAGCTGGGCGGACCGTACAACCTGGCCTCCCCGCCGGGGCACACCACCATGGGTGCCCTGCTCGGCGCCTGCGCGAAGGTCACCGGCGGCGCGGCGCGGCTGCGCTGGACCGCCCCCGAGACCGTCCTCGCCGCCGGTGTCGAGCCGTGGGGGCAGCTGCCGGTGTGGACACCCCCGGGCAGCGACCTGCACGCCGCCCTGCAGAGCGCGGACGTCTCCCGGGCCCTGGCGACGGGCCTGGCCTGCCGCCCGGCCGCCGACACCGTGGCCGACACCTGGACCTGGCTGCGGGAGCTCGGCGGCCCGGCGCCCCTCCGCCCGGACCGCCCGCCGGTCGGCCTGGACCCGGAGACGGAGGCGAAGGTCCTCGCCGCCGACGCCATCGACACCACCGACGCCGCCACCGACGCCGGGCCCGGCGCGGGTGGGGGTGTATCTGACACCACCCCCTGA
- a CDS encoding sensor histidine kinase: MSIETKSSTRRPPARERARNVALSGARGLALIFISLPGAVVCFCFALVSIALIPIGVGIVTTPWVLAGVRAFADRRRLLAAEWGGVRIPRAYRPLPEDANPWARTFGMLRDPATWRDIGWLPVDMTAGFVTALVAFALPLYPLEGFAIAAGLWRVLPDGYWYGFVKVTDQTSAFYAAGLGAVLLLAALWLTPLLLRAHFRLTGAVLGSGQGELAERVRVLTETRRDAVDTSAAELRRIERDLHDGAQARLVAMGMDLGTIEALLEKDPEKARELLAQARRSSADALTELRELVRGIHPPVLAERGLGDAVRALALRLPVTVEVEVDLPGRAEAPVESAAYFAVSEILTNAVKHSGADRIWIDIHHGEGLLRVSVTDNGKGGASIAAGSGLAGVERRLGTFDGVLAVSSPAGGPTMVTMEIPCALS; encoded by the coding sequence ATGAGCATCGAGACGAAGAGCAGCACACGGCGGCCACCGGCACGGGAGCGGGCGCGGAACGTCGCGCTGTCGGGCGCGCGAGGACTGGCACTGATCTTCATCTCCCTGCCCGGCGCGGTGGTCTGCTTCTGTTTCGCCCTCGTCTCCATCGCCCTGATCCCGATCGGCGTCGGCATCGTCACCACACCGTGGGTGCTGGCGGGGGTACGGGCGTTCGCGGACCGGCGGCGGCTGCTCGCCGCCGAGTGGGGCGGGGTGCGGATCCCGCGGGCGTACCGGCCGCTGCCCGAGGACGCCAATCCGTGGGCCCGCACCTTCGGGATGCTGCGTGACCCGGCGACCTGGCGGGACATCGGGTGGCTGCCGGTCGACATGACGGCGGGCTTCGTCACGGCGCTGGTCGCCTTCGCCCTGCCGCTCTACCCGCTGGAGGGCTTCGCCATCGCGGCCGGGCTGTGGCGGGTGCTGCCCGACGGGTACTGGTACGGCTTCGTCAAGGTCACCGACCAGACCTCCGCCTTCTACGCCGCCGGGCTGGGCGCCGTACTCCTCCTCGCCGCCCTCTGGCTCACCCCGCTGCTGCTGCGCGCCCACTTCCGGCTCACCGGCGCCGTCCTCGGCTCCGGCCAGGGCGAACTCGCCGAGCGGGTGCGGGTACTGACCGAGACGCGGCGCGACGCCGTCGACACCTCCGCCGCCGAACTGCGCCGCATCGAGCGGGACCTGCACGACGGGGCGCAGGCCCGGCTGGTCGCCATGGGCATGGACCTGGGCACCATCGAGGCGCTGCTGGAGAAGGACCCGGAGAAGGCCAGGGAACTGCTCGCACAGGCCCGGCGGTCCTCCGCCGACGCCCTGACCGAGCTGCGCGAACTGGTGCGCGGCATCCACCCGCCGGTGCTCGCCGAACGCGGCCTGGGCGACGCGGTACGGGCCCTGGCACTGCGGCTGCCCGTCACCGTCGAGGTGGAGGTGGACCTGCCCGGCCGCGCCGAGGCACCCGTGGAGTCGGCCGCGTACTTCGCGGTCAGCGAGATCCTCACCAACGCCGTGAAGCACTCCGGCGCCGACCGGATCTGGATCGACATCCACCACGGCGAGGGGCTGCTGCGCGTCTCCGTCACCGACAACGGCAAGGGCGGTGCGTCGATCGCGGCGGGCTCGGGCCTGGCCGGGGTGGAGCGCCGACTCGGTACATTCGACGGCGTCCTGGCCGTCAGCTCGCCCGCGGGCGGCCCCACCATGGTCACCATGGAGATCCCTTGCGCGTTGTCCTAG
- a CDS encoding response regulator transcription factor — translation MRVVLAEDLFLLRDGLVRLLEAHDFEIAAAVETGPELSRALAELRPDVAVVDVRLPPTLTDEGLQCALQARRDRPGLPVLVLSQHVEQLYARELLADGSGGVGYLLKDRVFDAEQFVDAVRRVASGGTAMDPQVIQQLLSRRAAEDRPLERLTPRELEVLELMAQGRTNAAIAGKLVVTERAIAKHTANIFAKLSLEVSDDDNRRVLAVLAYLDRGR, via the coding sequence TTGCGCGTTGTCCTAGCCGAAGACCTGTTCCTGCTGCGCGACGGACTGGTCCGGCTTTTGGAGGCCCACGACTTCGAGATCGCCGCGGCCGTCGAGACCGGCCCCGAGCTGTCCCGGGCGCTGGCCGAACTGCGGCCGGACGTGGCCGTGGTCGACGTCCGGCTGCCGCCCACGCTCACCGACGAGGGCCTGCAGTGCGCGCTGCAGGCCCGCCGCGACCGGCCCGGGCTGCCGGTGCTGGTCCTCTCCCAGCACGTGGAGCAGTTGTACGCGCGCGAGCTGCTGGCCGACGGGAGCGGCGGTGTGGGGTACCTGCTCAAGGACCGGGTGTTCGACGCGGAGCAGTTCGTGGACGCCGTACGGCGGGTGGCGTCGGGCGGTACCGCGATGGACCCGCAGGTCATCCAGCAGCTGCTCAGCCGGCGCGCGGCGGAGGACCGGCCGCTGGAGCGGCTGACGCCGCGCGAGCTGGAGGTGCTGGAGCTGATGGCGCAGGGCCGGACCAACGCGGCGATCGCCGGCAAGCTCGTCGTCACGGAGCGGGCGATCGCGAAGCACACGGCGAACATCTTCGCGAAGCTGAGCCTGGAGGTCTCGGACGACGACAACCGCCGTGTCCTGGCGGTTCTGGCGTATCTGGACCGCGGCCGCTGA
- a CDS encoding DUF1996 domain-containing protein, with the protein MGRNTRKRRTPLATKIVAGAAALAVGGGGLVWANFYASAHEDHGGHNRTRSAGAQVATIDCPDVGQQIREVPDRARGEVDGELATMDSQITNAYQRLATTRRAQAGDAQFVQNTILGPLKDRRKAIIDRIQLEINRAGGKADGNLDELAGCQGRPADQQNGGGQNGGGQDDGQDGGQNDDGQNGDGQGQEGNDDNGNGVAGPVAEDFVDINDVQPNSRNSRNGLAADGDGGSTGSFTTDCGVNENNLFNSDNLIAAPGVDNGAHHTHDYVGNQDNDAFSSDEDLANADTSCQNQGDKSTYYWPVLRLQDGTQEFDANDQGGGAEGNVGKILKPAEAQIRFVGSRQGDVVAMPKFLRVITGDAKSFTNGDANANTSWSCSGFEDRQVTDKYPLCPDGSQVLRTVNFQSCWDGQNIDSANHRDHMAFVQEDGSCANGFQAVPQLQIRLAYDIPTPTVENGQVQNPYAVDSFPEQLHKPITDHNDFINVMDEDLMNEVVDCINRGEDCQ; encoded by the coding sequence ATGGGACGCAACACAAGAAAACGCCGTACGCCGCTGGCCACCAAGATCGTAGCCGGGGCGGCGGCCCTGGCGGTCGGCGGGGGCGGGCTGGTCTGGGCCAACTTCTACGCTTCGGCGCACGAGGATCACGGGGGTCACAACCGGACCAGGTCGGCCGGCGCGCAGGTCGCGACGATCGACTGCCCCGACGTCGGCCAGCAGATCCGTGAAGTGCCGGACCGGGCGCGCGGGGAGGTGGACGGCGAACTGGCCACGATGGACAGCCAGATCACCAACGCCTACCAGCGCCTCGCCACCACCCGGCGGGCGCAGGCCGGTGACGCGCAGTTCGTCCAGAACACCATTCTGGGCCCGCTCAAGGACCGGCGGAAGGCGATCATCGACCGGATCCAGCTGGAGATCAACCGGGCCGGCGGCAAGGCCGACGGCAACCTGGACGAGCTGGCCGGGTGCCAGGGGCGTCCCGCGGACCAGCAGAACGGCGGCGGCCAGAACGGCGGCGGTCAGGACGACGGCCAGGACGGCGGCCAGAACGACGATGGCCAGAACGGTGACGGTCAGGGCCAGGAGGGCAACGACGACAACGGCAACGGCGTCGCGGGTCCGGTCGCCGAGGACTTCGTCGACATCAACGACGTCCAGCCGAACTCCCGCAACAGCCGCAACGGCCTGGCCGCCGACGGCGACGGCGGTTCCACCGGCAGCTTCACCACGGACTGCGGCGTCAACGAGAACAACCTGTTCAACAGCGACAACCTGATCGCCGCCCCGGGTGTCGACAACGGCGCGCACCACACGCACGACTACGTCGGCAACCAGGACAACGACGCCTTCTCCAGCGACGAGGATCTCGCCAACGCGGACACCTCCTGCCAGAACCAGGGCGACAAGTCCACGTACTACTGGCCGGTGCTGCGCCTCCAGGACGGCACGCAGGAGTTCGACGCGAACGACCAGGGCGGTGGCGCCGAGGGCAACGTCGGCAAGATCCTCAAGCCGGCCGAGGCCCAGATCAGGTTCGTCGGCAGCCGGCAGGGCGACGTCGTCGCGATGCCGAAGTTCCTGCGCGTCATCACCGGTGACGCCAAGTCCTTCACCAACGGCGACGCCAACGCCAACACCTCGTGGAGCTGCTCCGGCTTCGAGGACCGTCAGGTGACGGACAAGTACCCGCTGTGCCCCGACGGCAGCCAGGTGCTGCGCACGGTCAACTTCCAGAGCTGCTGGGACGGCCAGAACATCGACAGCGCCAACCACCGGGACCACATGGCGTTCGTCCAGGAGGACGGCAGCTGCGCGAACGGCTTCCAGGCCGTGCCCCAGCTGCAGATACGCCTCGCGTACGACATTCCCACCCCGACCGTCGAGAACGGCCAGGTGCAGAACCCGTACGCCGTGGACAGCTTCCCGGAGCAGCTGCACAAGCCGATCACGGATCACAACGACTTCATCAACGTCATGGACGAGGACCTGATGAACGAGGTGGTCGACTGCATCAACCGCGGCGAGGACTGCCAGTAG
- a CDS encoding tetratricopeptide repeat protein, whose translation MDQDWEERVTAAWAAFDDYAEEDAADFRAVVDALADELPADSPLGLFERACAWDSTGHSDRAVPLYREALERGLGEVSPYKGRRAKIQLSSSLRNTGHPEEGVKLLSPELVAPSDELDDAVRATLALCLSSMGRDREGLSLVLGALAPHLPRYQRSMATYARLLVEPEE comes from the coding sequence GTGGACCAGGACTGGGAAGAGCGTGTGACGGCCGCCTGGGCGGCGTTCGACGACTACGCCGAGGAGGACGCCGCCGACTTCCGGGCGGTCGTCGACGCCCTCGCCGACGAGTTGCCCGCGGACAGCCCGCTGGGCCTGTTCGAGCGGGCCTGCGCCTGGGACTCGACGGGCCACTCCGACCGGGCGGTGCCGCTGTACCGCGAGGCGCTGGAGCGCGGGCTCGGCGAGGTCAGCCCCTACAAGGGGCGCCGGGCCAAGATCCAGCTCTCCAGCTCGCTGCGGAACACCGGTCACCCGGAGGAAGGCGTGAAGCTGCTCTCGCCGGAACTGGTCGCCCCGTCCGACGAGTTGGACGACGCCGTGCGGGCCACGCTCGCGCTCTGCCTGTCCAGCATGGGCCGCGACCGTGAGGGCCTGTCCCTGGTGCTCGGCGCGCTGGCGCCCCATCTGCCGCGCTACCAGCGCTCGATGGCCACCTACGCGCGGCTCCTGGTGGAGCCGGAGGAGTAG
- a CDS encoding PDR/VanB family oxidoreductase → MARLRKPTALLLAAGAALVVRLAVRRRVQGPPPPVLDPPVSGRPRSRALTLLVTAHERLADGVVRLRLEGTGLPRWEPGAHLDLVLPSGLVRQYSLCGDPEDTSSYTVAARLVEDGRGGSREVHEQVQEGTELEVRGPRNRFPLVEAPAYAFVAGGIGITPVLPMLRALPEGADWRLLYGGRTRASMPFLEEIEKLDPDNGTVTVVAEDEDGRPGLDAFLAGLPEGAAVYCCGPEGLMAAVAERLPAGAALHLERFAPRTTADGDAEFEVELRRSGRTLTVPGDSSVLAAVRTELPNTPYSCEQGWCGTCQQKVLEGEIDHRDELLTDSERGDSMLICVSRCLGTRLVLDM, encoded by the coding sequence ATGGCACGGCTGCGGAAGCCGACGGCCCTGCTCCTCGCGGCCGGTGCCGCGCTCGTCGTCCGCCTGGCGGTGCGGCGCCGTGTCCAGGGCCCGCCGCCGCCCGTGCTGGATCCGCCGGTCTCCGGGCGGCCCCGCTCCCGCGCGCTGACGCTGCTGGTGACCGCGCACGAGCGGCTGGCCGACGGGGTGGTCCGGCTGCGTCTGGAGGGGACCGGCCTGCCGCGCTGGGAGCCGGGCGCCCACCTGGACCTGGTGCTGCCCTCGGGGCTCGTACGGCAGTACTCGCTGTGCGGCGACCCGGAGGACACCTCGTCGTACACCGTGGCCGCGCGGCTGGTGGAGGACGGGCGGGGCGGCTCGCGCGAGGTGCACGAGCAGGTGCAGGAGGGCACCGAACTGGAGGTGCGCGGACCGCGCAACCGCTTCCCGCTGGTCGAGGCGCCCGCCTACGCGTTCGTCGCCGGGGGCATCGGTATCACGCCCGTGCTGCCGATGCTGCGGGCCCTGCCGGAGGGCGCCGACTGGCGGCTGCTGTACGGCGGGCGGACGCGGGCGTCGATGCCGTTCCTGGAGGAGATCGAGAAGCTGGACCCGGACAACGGGACGGTCACCGTCGTCGCCGAGGACGAGGACGGGCGACCCGGTCTCGACGCCTTCCTGGCGGGCCTCCCCGAGGGCGCGGCCGTGTACTGCTGCGGCCCGGAGGGCCTGATGGCGGCCGTCGCCGAACGCCTCCCGGCGGGCGCCGCACTGCACCTGGAGCGGTTCGCGCCGCGTACGACGGCCGACGGCGACGCGGAGTTCGAGGTCGAGCTGCGGCGCAGCGGGCGCACGCTGACCGTGCCCGGCGACTCCTCGGTGCTGGCCGCCGTGCGCACCGAGCTGCCGAACACCCCGTACTCCTGCGAGCAGGGCTGGTGCGGGACCTGCCAACAGAAGGTGCTGGAGGGCGAGATCGACCACCGGGACGAGCTGCTGACCGACTCGGAACGCGGTGACTCGATGCTCATCTGCGTGTCCCGGTGCCTCGGCACCCGGCTCGTGCTCGACATGTGA
- a CDS encoding TetR/AcrR family transcriptional regulator produces the protein MTTGVRRRMGVEERRQQLIGVALDLFSRRSPDEVSIDEIASAAGISRPLVYHYFPGKLSLYEAALQRASDDLAARFAEPREGPLGARLLRVMVRYFDFVDGHGPGFSALMRGGPAVGSTTTNALVDSVRQAAYVQILSHLDVSEPPARLELVVRSWISLAESTALLWLDGRRIPRAELAAQLVQDFGALVAVSAAHDEEMGALMRRVLADEPADGPFADLVDRLLTLTAR, from the coding sequence ATGACTACCGGGGTGCGCCGCAGGATGGGCGTCGAGGAGCGGCGGCAGCAGTTGATCGGCGTCGCGCTCGATCTGTTCAGCCGCCGCTCGCCCGACGAGGTCTCCATCGACGAGATAGCCTCGGCGGCGGGCATCTCGCGCCCGCTGGTCTACCACTACTTCCCCGGCAAACTCAGTCTGTACGAGGCCGCGTTGCAGCGTGCCTCGGACGATCTGGCGGCCCGGTTCGCGGAGCCGCGCGAGGGCCCGCTGGGGGCGCGGCTGCTGCGGGTCATGGTCCGCTACTTCGACTTCGTCGACGGGCACGGCCCGGGTTTCTCGGCCCTGATGCGCGGCGGCCCGGCCGTGGGCTCGACCACGACCAACGCGCTGGTGGACTCCGTACGGCAGGCCGCGTATGTCCAGATCCTTTCGCACCTGGACGTCAGCGAACCGCCCGCGCGGCTGGAACTGGTCGTCCGCTCCTGGATCTCGCTCGCCGAGTCGACCGCGCTGCTCTGGCTGGACGGGCGCCGCATCCCGCGCGCCGAACTGGCGGCGCAGCTCGTGCAGGACTTCGGCGCGCTGGTGGCGGTGAGCGCCGCCCACGACGAGGAGATGGGCGCCCTGATGCGCCGCGTCCTGGCGGACGAACCCGCCGACGGCCCCTTCGCGGACCTGGTGGACCGGCTGCTCACGCTGACGGCCCGGTGA
- a CDS encoding isomerase codes for MPQISVEHSPYLDDVDWEEFALALHPVVVETAAARLEACKTRVSRTEDEAVGAELERHAIVNVSIALLAGRDDATKARLTEAVVELLREHVPPRDGLRLHLSAEVRDLDPSYRKYEE; via the coding sequence ATGCCGCAGATCAGTGTCGAGCATTCCCCCTATCTCGACGACGTCGACTGGGAGGAGTTCGCGCTCGCCCTGCACCCGGTGGTCGTCGAGACGGCCGCCGCACGGCTGGAGGCGTGCAAGACCAGGGTGTCGCGCACCGAGGACGAGGCCGTCGGCGCGGAACTCGAGCGGCACGCCATCGTCAACGTCTCGATCGCCCTCCTCGCCGGACGCGACGACGCGACCAAGGCCCGGCTCACCGAGGCCGTGGTGGAACTCCTGCGCGAGCACGTGCCCCCCAGGGACGGCCTCCGGCTGCACCTGTCGGCCGAGGTCCGCGACCTGGACCCGTCGTACCGGAAGTACGAGGAGTAG